The DNA segment TGTTGGCGTGTGTGGTCCGGGTTAGCCAATCGCGTACCAGTACGGCTGCGGCTTCCTGGTCGATGTCGTCTTTGCGGATGGGGCCGCGGGTGCCGTTGCCACGCTGCCGACGCAGCTCCGTCTCGGCTTCGCGGGAGCTCAGTCGCTCATCGATCAGGCTGACCGGCAGGGCATAGCGTTTGCCGAGTGTGACGGCGAAGCCTTCGGCCACCGCGGTCAGCGGTGTAACGCTGCCGTCCATGCGCGTAGGGCGGCCTACGACGACATCGGTGGGCGCCCAGTCACGCACAAGGCGATCGATGGCTGGCCAGTCTGGCTGGCCGCCGGGCATGCCGAGGGTGGTCAGCGGACGGGCGGTTCCCGTGATTCGCTGACCCACCGCAACGCCCGTGCGCCGTGTGCCGTAGTCGAAGCCCATGACTGTGCCGCCCGCCGTCATGTCTGTCGAAGTGCCCGCTCAAGCATGACCGACGTCGCCGGTGAAGAGATTGAGGTCGACGCCGAGCCGACGGGCGGCGGCCTGCCAGCGCTGTTCCGCGGTGGTTTCGAAAAGAATGGATTCCTCGGCAGGCAAGGTCAGCCAGGCATTGCCCGTCAGTTCTTCCTCGAGTTGTCCGGGACCCCAGCCGGCATAGCCGAGCATGACCAAGGCGTCGCGCGGCAACTCTCCACTGACCATCGCGGCGAGGATGTCGCGCGAAGCGGTGAGCCCCAGGGTAGGGGTCACCGCGATGGTCGTGTCCCACTCCCCGATCGGGCGATGCAGGACAAAGCCGCGCTCCGGTTCGACGGGGCCGCCATAGTAGACGGGATGATCGCGCAGGGCGTCGCTGGCGCCTTCGATTTGCATGTGTTGCAGCAATTCGCCCAGGCGCAGGTCCAGGGTACGGTTAACGATGACACCCATCGCACCCTCGGCGGAGTGCTCGCAAATGAGGGTCAATGTGCGCGTGAAATTCGGATCGGCGAGTTGAGGCATCGCGATCAGGAGCTGGTTGGATAGGGTATCGGTAAGTGCCATGTGCATAGTATCCGGTGGCCGAGGCGATGCGGCAAGCGGCCGGCGTATCGGTAAGCCTCGTCGGGGGTCAGCCGTGGCCTGTGGTGCGTAGCTGCCCGCTCTGGAAGATCCATGTGCGGGTGATCATCAACTGGTCGTATTGCTTGCGCATAGCCGCCGGAAACGGCGGAAAGGGAGAGGCCAGGCGGACGATGCGTTTTGCTGCATCGTCGAGTACCGTCGAACCGGACGAGCGGGCCACTATGATCTTGATGATATGTCCGGTGTGCGAAATGAGGACATTAAGAATCAAACGCCCTTGTAGGCGGTCGCGGATCGCGGTGTCGGGATAGTTCAGGTTACCTACGCGCTCGACCCGTTGTACCCAGTGGGCGAGATACCCTGCCTCGACCGCTGTCTTGGCGTTGACGGTATCCAGGAACAGGCGCCGGGGCCGGCGATTGTAGTCGGTGGTCTCGCGGCGAATTTCGGCGGTTAGTCTTGCCTGCTCGAGTTGCAGCTGCAGCAGGTGTTGATCCTGCGGGTCGGCCTGAGTTTGGGGGCCTCGGGTGCGCGCTTCTGGCGGTAGGCTGTAGTCGGAATGGTCGCTGGTGAGCACGTCGCGGTGTCGCTGCTCGGCGGAGGTTTGTGGGGTTGATGCCACCTGCGGTATCGGCGCCACGCCGTCGGTGGGATTCGGATTGAGCGCGAAGAACGGACGCCCGGGGTGACCGGTACGGTCGCTATTGCCGCTGGCGAGCTGGTTGGCTTGGGCGATGTAATTGGCTTCTTTGGGCGCTTTGTCGGCAGCGGTTTGCACCAGTAGGACGTTGAGTGTCGGCGATGGCCGTTCGAGATGCTCGGACAATGCCTTGAAGGTTAGGCCGAGAATCAGGATGCCGTGCACCACAACCGCCAGGAACAGGGTGAGCCCAAGGCGGTCTTTGTCGGTGATGGGCGCTGGCGGAGTCGTATTTTTCATGCAAGCCGCGTTCGTATTCCCAGCGGAGTGTACCCCGCCCTCGAATCGGCCGACTAGTCGTCGGCCGGCGTCTGGCGTCAGTTAAGGCGGCTCTCGATGGCTTGTATGAACTGGCCGGCGATATCGAGGCCTTGAGCGGCATCCAGCTCGCGGATACAGGTCGGGCTGGTGACATTGATTTCGGTGAGGTAGTCGCCGATGACATCGAGGCCAACAAACAATAATCCACGCCGACGCAGTTCGGGCGCCACTTCCGCGCAGATCCAGCGGTCGCGATCCGTCAGCGGTACCGCAACGCCGTGCCCGCCGGCTGCGAGATTTCCACGAGATTCGCCAGGCGCCGGCACGCGCAGCAGGGCGTAGGGTACGGGTTCTCCGTCGATGAGCAGGATGCGTTTGTCGCCATCGACGTATTCTGGAATCAGGCGTTGAGCCATCACCGTGCGCCGCCCGCGTTCGGTGATGGTTTCCAGGATGACGCTGGTGTTGGGATCCCCCGAACGCACACGGAAGATCGACTCGCCGCCCATACCGTTGAGGGGTTTTAGGATGATATCGCCGAACTCGGCGGCAAAGGCGCGCAATCTGGACATCTCACGGCTGACCAGCGTCGGTACAGTGCATTGCGGGAACCAGGTGGTGAAGAGTTTCTCATTGGCGTCGCGCAGGCTGGCCGGCCGATTGACCACAAGGCAGCCCTCGCGCTCGGCCAGATCCAGAAGGTAGGTGCTATACAGGTACTCGAGGTCGAAGGGCGGGTCCTTGCGCATGAGTACGGCAGACATATCGGTCAGCGGCCGTTCGACGCGCTCTCCCAGTGTGAACCAGCCGGCGGGGTCGTCCCGGACCTCGACGGGGCGGCTGGCGGCGAAAACATGGCCATCGCGCAGATAGAGGTCGCTCTGCTCAAGGTATTCCAGCGCCCAGCCGCGTCGTTGAGCGGCGAGCATCATGGCGAAGGTGCTGTCCTTCTTGATGTTGATGCGACTGATGGGGTCCATGAGGACGGCGAGGCGGCGGATGGGCATGGGGGGCGGCTCGATTGTTTTGATGGGCAGGTGCGGCTGGGGGTTCAGAGTCTAGCGCATGATCGCCCTGCGGCGCAGGCGCGCTTGGCTGTTTGCGCCTCGCTCGGCAGATAGGGTACATTCGAACGTCAAGTTAGGCTTAGCGGCCAACGGGGGTGATGAGTTGAGCGTGACGGATGCCAGGCAGGTCAATGGTGCGGCGGGTGTCGATACCGGAGACGCGACCCTCAGGGTGATGGTGATCGATGATAGTAAAACCATCCGACGGACCGCCGAAACCCTGCTTAAGAAAGAGGGCTGTGAGGTGGTGACCGCCAACGACGGTTTTGAGGCGCTGGCCAAGATTGCGGAGTTTCGCCCAGACATCGTATTTGTCGATATCATGATGCCACGGCTGGATGGGTATCAGACTTGTGCCCTGATCAAGCAGAATGGCGCCTTCCGTAAGACACCGGTGATCATGCTTTCGAGTAAAGACAGCATTTTCGATAAAGCGCGCGGCCGTATCGTTGGGTCGGAGGAATATCTGACCAAGCCCTTTACGCGAGACGATTTACTCGACGCGATCAGAAAATTTACATGAGTATCGAGGCCCTGCCGGACTCGTGATGACCGCCACCCAGGGCGGCGGTATCGACATTAGAAAAATCAATTCAAAGTGCATAGATGGCCAAGGCCACAGGAGACTAGGAAGCGATGGCGCATATATTGGTAGTGGACGATTCGCCTACCGAGTTGCATGTCATCAAGGGCATGCTGGAGAAAAACGGATTCCAGGTAACGGCGGCCCAGAGCGGTGAAGAGGGCGTTGATATTGCGCGCCGACTCAAACCCGATCTCGTGTTGATGGATGTGGTGATGCCGGGTCTGAACGGCTTTCAGGCAACGCGTCAGTTGGCACGCGAGCCGGAAACCGCGAAGATTCCGATCATCATGGTCACCACCAAGGATCAAGAAACCGACAAGGTTTGGGCGATTCGCCAAGGCGCGCGCGACTATATCGTCAAACCGGCCAAGGAAAAGGATCTGATTGAGCGGGTCAAAAGCCTGCTGGCATCCTAAGCGACCATCAGCGAACCATGTCCGCCACCGAACAACGTTCGCCCTACGACTACCTGG comes from the Acidihalobacter yilgarnensis genome and includes:
- the ruvX gene encoding Holliday junction resolvase RuvX; the protein is MGFDYGTRRTGVAVGQRITGTARPLTTLGMPGGQPDWPAIDRLVRDWAPTDVVVGRPTRMDGSVTPLTAVAEGFAVTLGKRYALPVSLIDERLSSREAETELRRQRGNGTRGPIRKDDIDQEAAAVLVRDWLTRTTHANTSNHSENP
- a CDS encoding YqgE/AlgH family protein yields the protein MALTDTLSNQLLIAMPQLADPNFTRTLTLICEHSAEGAMGVIVNRTLDLRLGELLQHMQIEGASDALRDHPVYYGGPVEPERGFVLHRPIGEWDTTIAVTPTLGLTASRDILAAMVSGELPRDALVMLGYAGWGPGQLEEELTGNAWLTLPAEESILFETTAEQRWQAAARRLGVDLNLFTGDVGHA
- a CDS encoding energy transducer TonB, yielding MKNTTPPAPITDKDRLGLTLFLAVVVHGILILGLTFKALSEHLERPSPTLNVLLVQTAADKAPKEANYIAQANQLASGNSDRTGHPGRPFFALNPNPTDGVAPIPQVASTPQTSAEQRHRDVLTSDHSDYSLPPEARTRGPQTQADPQDQHLLQLQLEQARLTAEIRRETTDYNRRPRRLFLDTVNAKTAVEAGYLAHWVQRVERVGNLNYPDTAIRDRLQGRLILNVLISHTGHIIKIIVARSSGSTVLDDAAKRIVRLASPFPPFPAAMRKQYDQLMITRTWIFQSGQLRTTGHG
- the gshB gene encoding glutathione synthase, which encodes MPIRRLAVLMDPISRINIKKDSTFAMMLAAQRRGWALEYLEQSDLYLRDGHVFAASRPVEVRDDPAGWFTLGERVERPLTDMSAVLMRKDPPFDLEYLYSTYLLDLAEREGCLVVNRPASLRDANEKLFTTWFPQCTVPTLVSREMSRLRAFAAEFGDIILKPLNGMGGESIFRVRSGDPNTSVILETITERGRRTVMAQRLIPEYVDGDKRILLIDGEPVPYALLRVPAPGESRGNLAAGGHGVAVPLTDRDRWICAEVAPELRRRGLLFVGLDVIGDYLTEINVTSPTCIRELDAAQGLDIAGQFIQAIESRLN
- a CDS encoding response regulator; translation: MVIDDSKTIRRTAETLLKKEGCEVVTANDGFEALAKIAEFRPDIVFVDIMMPRLDGYQTCALIKQNGAFRKTPVIMLSSKDSIFDKARGRIVGSEEYLTKPFTRDDLLDAIRKFT
- a CDS encoding response regulator; this translates as MAHILVVDDSPTELHVIKGMLEKNGFQVTAAQSGEEGVDIARRLKPDLVLMDVVMPGLNGFQATRQLAREPETAKIPIIMVTTKDQETDKVWAIRQGARDYIVKPAKEKDLIERVKSLLAS